A single genomic interval of Pyrus communis chromosome 7, drPyrComm1.1, whole genome shotgun sequence harbors:
- the LOC137739350 gene encoding NADH dehydrogenase [ubiquinone] iron-sulfur protein 1, mitochondrial — MGLGSLASRALRPTASRLLSSQNPRPFFSFHRAVSTTPELQNADQSAAAAQPDPPADLPPRTPVGGARVHFPNPEDAIEVFVDGYPVKIPKGFTVLQACEVAGVDIPRFCYHSRLSIAGNCRMCLVEVEKSPKPVASCAMPAMPGMKIKTDTPIAKKAREGVMEFLLMNHPLDCPICDQGGECDLQDQSMAFGSDRGRFTEVKRSVVDKNLGPLVKTVMTRCIQCTRCVRFATEVAGVQDLGMLGRGSGEEIGTYVEKLMTSELSGNVIDICPVGALTSKPFAFKARNWELKGTETIDVTDAVGSNIRIDSRGPEVLRIVPRLNEDINEEWISDKTRFCYDGLKRQRLNDPMIRGADGRFKPVSWRDALAVVAEMAHQVKPEEIVGVAGQLSDAESMMALKDFLNKMGSNNVWCEANGSNCDADLRSGYILNTSIAGLEKADAFLLVGTQPRVEAAIVNARIRKTVQATHAKVGYVGPPADFNYEHEHLGTGPQTLQEIAECRHPFSSVLTNAKNPAIIVGAGVFERKDKDAIFSAVEAIGKYANFVRPDWNGFNVLLLKAAQAAALDLGLVPESGNSIESAKFVYLMGADDISLEKVPSDAFVVYQGHHGDRGVYRANVILPAAAFSEKEGTYVNTEGCSQQTVPAVPTVGDARDDWKIIRALSEVAGVRLPYDTLGAIRSRIRTVAPNILQVDEREPATFPSSIKPESTQKVDSTPFGTAIENFYMTDSITRASKIMAQCSSLLLKK, encoded by the exons ATGGGGTTGGGATCGCTTGCTTCGAGGGCCCTGAGGCCCACAGCGTCAAGGCTCCTCAGCTCTCAGAACCCCAgacccttcttctccttccacAGGGCGGTCTCAACCACGCCGGAGCTCCAGAACGCCGACCAATCAGCGGCGGCGGCCCAGCCCGACCCCCCCGCGGATCTCCCTCCTCGAACCCCTGTGGGCGGGGCCCGTGTCCACTTCCCGAATCCCGAAGATGCCATCGAGGTCTTTGTCGATGGATACCCCGTCAAAATCCCCAAGGGATTTACTGTGTTGCAGGCCTGTGAGGTCGCCGGCGTTGACATCCCTAGATTCTGCTACCATAGCCGGTTGTCGATTGCCGGTAACTGCCGTATGTGCCTTGTTGAGGTTGAGAAGTCCCCGAAGCCCGTCGCCTCCTGTGCCATGCCTGCCATGCCTG GCATGAAAATTAAGACCGATACACCAATAGCAAAGAAGGCTCGAGAAGGGGTGATGGAGTTTCTGCTGATGAATCATCCCTTGGATTGTCCAATTTGCGATCAGGGAGGAGAATGTGATCTGCAGGATCAGTCTATGGCATTTGGATCTGATCGCGGCCGTTTTACTGAGGTGAAGAGATCCGTAGTTGATAAGAATCTTGGTCCTTTGGTGAAGACTGTAATGACTCGGTGTATTCAATGTACAAG GTGTGTCAGATTTGCAACTGAGGTTGCGGGGGTTCAGGACCTTGGCATGTTAGGTCGTGGCAGCGGAGAGGAAATTGGGACTTACGTCGAAAAACTTATGACAAGTGAGCTTTCCGGAAATGTGATAGATATCTGTCCAGTGGGAGCCCTAACCTCAAAACCGTTTGCATTTAAAGCTCGAAATTGGGAATTAAAGGGAACAGAGACCATTGATGTTACTGATGCTGTTGGATCCAACATTCGAATTGATAGCCGAGGTCCAGAGGTCTTGCGCATTGTCCCACGATTAAATGAG GACATAAATGAAGAATGGATATCAGACAAGACTCGTTTCTGTTATGATGGTCTGAAGAGGCAGAGGTTAAATGACCCTATGATTCGTGGTGCTGATGGGCGCTTTAAGCCTGTGAGCTGGCGGGATGCCCTCGCTGTAGTTGCCGAGATGGCTCATCAAGTTAAACCAGAGGAGATTGTTGGGGTTGCTGGCCAGCTATCTGATGCTGAGTCCATGATGGCACTGAAGGACTTCTTAAATAAAATGGGGTCAAACAATGTCTGGTGTGAAGCAAATGGTTCAAACTGTGACGCTGATCTTCGATCTGGATATATTCTGAATACTAGCATCGCTGGTCTGGAGAAAGCAGATGCTTTTCTGTTGGTTGGTACCCAG CCAAGGGTAGAAGCTGCTATCGTAAATGCTAGAATCCGGAAGACTGTGCAAGCTACCCATGCCAAGGTTGGGTATGTTGGCCCTCCAGCTGATTTCAACTACGAACATGAGCATCTTGGCACAGGCCCTCAGACACTTCAAGAAATTGCTGAGTGTCGTCACCCATTTTCCTCAGTCCTCACAAATGCCAAAAACCCTGCTATCATTGTCGGTGCTGGGGTCTTTGAGAGGAAAGACAAGGATGCAATTTTTTCTGCTGTTGAAGCCATTGGAAAATACGCTAATTTTGTAAGGCCTGATTGGAATGGATTCAATGTACTGCTTCTCAAAGCAGCCCAGGCTGCAGCACTTGACCTTGGACTTGTGCCAGAATCTGGAAACAGCATCGAGTCTGCAAAGTTTGTTTACCTGATGGGCGCTGATGATATCAGCTTGGAGAAGGTTCCAAGTGATGCATTTGTGGTTTATCAAGGGCATCATGGGGACCGGGGTGTGTATCGTGCTAATGTCATCCTTCCTGCAGCAGCATTCAGTGAAAAGGAAGGGACATATGTAAACACTGAAGGGTGCTCTCAGCAAACAGTACCTGCAGTTCCGACTGTCGGTGATGCCAGGGATGACTGGAAGATTATTCGGGCTCTATCTGAGGTGGCAGGTGTACGGCTGCCATATGATACACTTGGGGCCATCCGATCGCGGATTAGGACAGTGGCACCAAACATTTTGCAAGTAGACGAGAGAGAGCCAGCTACCTTTCCATCATCGATTAAGCCTGAGTCCACTCAGAAGGTGGATTCGACCCCATTTGGGACTGCTATCGAGAATTTCTATATGACTGATTCGATCACAAGAGCTTCAAAGATAATGGCACAATGCAGTTCATTGCTCCTGAAGAAGTGA
- the LOC137740309 gene encoding uncharacterized protein has protein sequence MSSAVELLPKEYGYVVLAVVLYTFLNFWMAAQVGRARKRYKVPYPTMYASESDNKDANVFNCVQRGHQNSLEMMPMFFVLLVLGGLKHPCISAALGFFFAFTRYFYFKGYATGDPMNRLAIGKYGFLAIFGLMGCTISFGFSLLLRG, from the exons atgtcATCTGCGGTTGAATTGCTGCCCAAAGAATACGGCTATGTAGTTCTCGCCGTCGTTCTCTACACCTTTCTCAATTTCTGGATGGCTGCCCAAGTTGGCCGGGCCAGAAAACG GTACAAGGTGCCATATCCGACCATGTATGCGTCGGAATCGGATAACAAAGATGCGAACGTGTTTAACTGTGTTCAGAGAGGGCATCAGAACTCTCTCGAAATGATGCCTATGTTCTTTGTGCTTCTGGTCTTGGGAGGTCTTAAGCATCCTTGCATCTCCGCCGCCCTTGGCTTCTTCTTTGCTTTTACTCGCTACTTCTACTTCAAAGGCTACGCCACCGGTGACCCCATGAACCGCCTCGCCATCGG GAAATACGGGTTTTTGGCTATATTCGGGCTTATGGGGTGCACGATTTCGTTTGGGTTCAGTCTTCTTCTTCGAGGATAA
- the LOC137740968 gene encoding uncharacterized protein, which translates to METEMVVHEGGCHCKNVRWRVKAPSSVVVWSCNCSNCSMRSNTHFIVPAERFQLLSDSEQFLTTYSFGTHIAKHTFCKVCGITSFYHPRSNPDGVAITFRCVDPGTLAHIEIKYYDGQNWEASYSQTGIASQSTVQTPQNMG; encoded by the coding sequence ATGGAAACTGAGATGGTAGTGCATGAAGGCGGGTGCCACTGCAAGAATGTAAGGTGGCGAGTGAAGGCACCTAGCAGTGTTGTGGTTTGGAGTTGCAACTGCTCGAATTGCTCTATGAGGAGTAACACCCATTTCATTGTCCCTGCTGAAAGATTTCAACTTTTGAGTGATTCTGAGCAGTTTCTTACAACTTACAGCTTCGGTACTCATATAGCAAAGCACACATTCTGTAAAGTTTGTGGGATAACTTCGTTCTATCATCCACGCTCAAACCCTGATGGGGTCGCCATCACATTTAGGTGTGTTGATCCTGGAACACTCGCCCACATTGAGATTAAGTATTACGACGGGCAAAATTGGGAAGCCTCTTACAGTCAAACAGGCATTGCGTCGCAGTCAACAGTGCAGACTCCGCAAAATATGGGTTGA